In Thermoanaerobacterium xylanolyticum LX-11, the genomic window CCATTGCATCCATATACACAAGCGCTTCTTTCTGCTGTTCCAATACCTGATCCGGAAGTGGAGAGAAAGAGGGAGAGAATTATACTTGAAGGAGATGTGCCAAGCCCAATTAATCCTCCTTCAGGCTGTAAATTCAGAACAAGGTGTAAATATGCCATGGACATATGCAGCCAAGTCACGCCACAATTGAAAGAGGTTGGAAGTGGACACTTTGTTGCATGTCATCTTTTTGATAAATAAGGCACTCGTTTGAGTGCTTTATTTCTATGAAATTAATACAGTTATCATTTCCATATAGTAACTGGTGCAATTCACGAGAAGATTATCAATATTGAATTTAAATAATAACGTTCACCATCTTAATAAAATCTTAATATATTTGTAACTTGTCTGTAATATATGTATAATAATATATAAATATGATGAAAAAAATGCCGATTTTATATGCAAAGGGGGGAAAATGTTGAAAAAGGTCATCGCTTTTTTTGCACTTTTACTGCTTTTGTCTACGTTTTACATAACTGCCTATGCATATAAAGCTACGATTGTAGTTGATAACAAACCTATAAGCTACAATGTGCCTGACGTGTCGATTACCGTCGATGGAGGAAAATTTGACACTGGCAATAATCCACCGCTTATAATTGACAATAGCACGATAGTGCCGCTTAGAGCAATTAGCGAAGGATTAGGTCAAAAAGTCGACTGGGATGGTAAGACTCAGACAGTTATTGTGACTTCAAAGGACAAAGTAATTAAATTGGTTATAGGTAAGAATTACGCTACAGTAAACGGCAATAATGTATCGTTGGATGTTCCAGCAAGGCTTATAAACAACAATACGACGTATGTGCCTATGAGGTTTTTGTTTGAAAACTTAGGTTATGATGTGAAATGGATTGCAGACAAATATCTAATTCAAGCTACTAAGAAAGTAGATCCTCCCTCTGCAAACAATGTTAATATTGTGAGTTTTACATCAAATTACACAAATGGTACGTACACCATAACTGTTAAAGGTGATGGACCTTTAACGTATACACGAGGGTCTGTAAATGATGACAGCAGCATAAGAATTTACTTTGACTTCAACAATGCGATAAATACTGTTACTAATAAGCAGATAAATATAGACAAAAATGGCTTAAATCAAGCTTATATAGGGCAGAACAAGTTGCAACCAGCAGTAACCAGGCTTGTTGTGAATATGGACTATTCAATGCCATATACCATAACACAGTCACAAGATAAAAAAGAATTTGATATATCGTTTAAAATAGGACAAAATAAGGTGACGAACATTTTAGCTGCTAAGGTCAACAATGGCGATCAGATAACGATAAATACAGATTCCGACCACTTTAGCCCATCTAGATATGGTGATAACAAGATCATTATAGATGTGGCAGGTGCAAGTCTGACAATGTCTGATGGTAAACTGGCAGGTAACATATCGTATATTGGAAATGTTGTTACTGGCATTAGATATTCCCAGCTTGATACAAATACAGTTAGGATTGTTGCGGAGACAAGCCTTAAAGCAGATTTTAGTGTTCAACCAACTCCTCAGGGCGTATTGCTTACAATAACAAAACCAGACCCTAACAAGAAGCAGTTAGTTTACATAGATCCAGGGCATGGAGGTTCTGATCCAGGTGCTATAGGTGTCGGAGGGATACACGAAGCAGATATCAATCTTGCCATTGGATTAAAATTGAAGACGCTATTGGACAATGGAGGATATAGGACTATGATATCCAGGACAACAGATACTGATGTGGGTCTTTATGACAGGCCTTCACAAGCAAATAATGCTGGAGCAGATGTCTTTGTAAGCATCCATTCTGATTCTTTTGAATCGCCTTCAGCAAACGGCACAACAGTTTTATATTACCCAAACGGTTACAATGGCGATACAAGAGATGAAAAGACATTTGCACAGATAATTCATGATGATTTGATGAAACAGATAAATACCACTGACAGAGGGCTTTCAGAAAGGCCTAATTTAGTTGTTCTCAATCAGACGAAGATGCCTGCTGTTTTGGTGGAGACTGGATTTGTCACAAGTCCTACAGATGCTCAGCTTTTGACTGATGAAAATTTTCAGTGGAAAGTAGCACAAGGAATATACAATGGGATTGTCGATTATTTTGACAAATTATCTAATGGCAGCATAAGCACGACTGTTTCAAACTCTGTATATGGCAGCAATTAAACAGGCAAAAAATCGCCTGTTTTTTTTATATGCTTTCTTGTAAATTGATTTAAAAGGTTTTAAAATAATATTATGGTTTACGCACTGGATAATGAAAATTAAATAAGGCTAAAATTATAGTATAAAATATAAAGGAGCTGAAGAAATGAAAAGAGTAGATGGAAGAGATTCCAGATCATTAAGACCTATAAAGATAACGAGAAATTTCAACAGATACGCAGAAGGATCTGTTTTGATAGAAGTCGGCAATACAAAGGTCATTTGCACAGCATCAATTGAAGATAAAGTACCGCCATTTCAAAAAGGGACTGGCAAGGGATGGATTACAAGTGAGTATTCAATGATTCCGAGAGCTACTGAAACCAGAACACAGAGGGAGTCCACAAAAGGCAAACAATCAGGACGTACCATGGAAATCCAAAGGCTCATTGGAAGAGCATTGAGAGCTGTTG contains:
- a CDS encoding N-acetylmuramoyl-L-alanine amidase codes for the protein MKKVIAFFALLLLLSTFYITAYAYKATIVVDNKPISYNVPDVSITVDGGKFDTGNNPPLIIDNSTIVPLRAISEGLGQKVDWDGKTQTVIVTSKDKVIKLVIGKNYATVNGNNVSLDVPARLINNNTTYVPMRFLFENLGYDVKWIADKYLIQATKKVDPPSANNVNIVSFTSNYTNGTYTITVKGDGPLTYTRGSVNDDSSIRIYFDFNNAINTVTNKQINIDKNGLNQAYIGQNKLQPAVTRLVVNMDYSMPYTITQSQDKKEFDISFKIGQNKVTNILAAKVNNGDQITINTDSDHFSPSRYGDNKIIIDVAGASLTMSDGKLAGNISYIGNVVTGIRYSQLDTNTVRIVAETSLKADFSVQPTPQGVLLTITKPDPNKKQLVYIDPGHGGSDPGAIGVGGIHEADINLAIGLKLKTLLDNGGYRTMISRTTDTDVGLYDRPSQANNAGADVFVSIHSDSFESPSANGTTVLYYPNGYNGDTRDEKTFAQIIHDDLMKQINTTDRGLSERPNLVVLNQTKMPAVLVETGFVTSPTDAQLLTDENFQWKVAQGIYNGIVDYFDKLSNGSISTTVSNSVYGSN